A segment of the Babylonia areolata isolate BAREFJ2019XMU chromosome 20, ASM4173473v1, whole genome shotgun sequence genome:
TCAGAGGAGACATCAACATTTCAGACTGCGATCAAGTCCACCAAATAAATTGGGAGCGCTGATTTGCTATTTTCCTACAAATTTTAATGCCCAATATATTTCTACATTGATTTGCTATTTTCCTACCAGTTTAAATGTCATGACATTGCTGTGTTCATGCAGGTACTGGTAATGGGGTCAGTGACTGGTTCAATGGCGTTATCGACGTGGAGACTGCCACACTGAACATTAtaagaggtgtgtgtttgtacagtgaGTGTGGGAGTTAGAGGGagagggaatatgtgtgtgtgtgtgcgtgtgtgtgtatctatgtgtgtgtgtgtgtgtgtgtgtgtatgtgtgtgtttgagggagactGCCACACTGAACATTAtaagaggtgtgtgtttgtacagtgaGTTTGGCAGTTAGagggagagggaatgtgtgtgtgtgtgtgtgtgtgtgaacattatatAAAGTGTGCTTGTACAATGAATGTGGGAGTTAGaggggcgatgtgtgtgtgtgtgtgtgtgtgtgtgtgtgtgtgtgtgtgtgtgtctgtctgtctgtctgtgagagagagagagagaaagagagtgttttcagtgtgttaacatgaaaacaaaagaattttTTCAGAGAGTGTACATTTTTCAACTTGTTctccctttgttttcttcttcttcaatacactgcaacgcaatacaatacagtacagtacaatacaatacaatacaacacaatacaatacaatacaatacaatacaatacaatacaatacaatacaactgtatTTTTTAAGCTGTTTTGTTCAGTGTGTTGACTCAAACTAATTGATACGAGCTGCAACAGTTTTTGCCAAATCAAATTCAAACTGCATGtctttttttcaaacaaagtGATACCAGCTGCAATAGTTTTTGCCAAATCATATTAAAActgcacatcttttttttcttttctttacctttttCAGGGGAGACGAGAAAGGCCAACATTTTTTCCGTCCACGAATCCAGGAAGTTGATCCACTATGCAGGGCTGTTGCTAGGCAATGGGTACTTCTCTCACATGATACAGAGAACGGACGAGCTGCGATGGATGAAGCGAGCAagatatccgtgtgtgtgttagatttatAGTAAGACTCAAGTCTTGATACTTCTGCATGGCTCAGCCAAACAGGCAGACTTTGGAAGTAAACAAAATTGTCAGTCCGACATggcaatcctgctactgtcaaataTTGTGCATCagttttgttcagaaaaaaactGTGCAACATCTAAACTCTtcagtttctctcattctccctcaccTCGATTGCTATAACTTTCTCTTGTCTTGTTTGCCTGCTTgatccactggctccctgtctcacacagaataaagtacaacatTAGCACTCTGTGTTAGAAATGTATAAACATATCTGCCCTTTCATATCTCTGTGACCACCTTCATCTCTACACCCTTTCTCGCTCTAAacaatcagcttcagatccactcaatTTCtgtgttcccagattcaaacatttcACAGTTGGCTGTTgctcttctctgtttctggatcTCACACTTGGACTGAGatctctctttcacttcgtcagatCTCTCCACTGAGCTCTTTTAGGTCTGGCTTTAAAACCtccctctttccaaaatagccccccccccccccccatcccattctttcttccttttctacaGTGTCTTTAGCTTTTTATTATTTACATGTATTTGTACGTAtaatctttcattttcatttgtctgtgtgtgagcactTCAATTTGTCGGCACAAAATTCAGTGCTATATgaatacttttattattattattattattattatcattgttgttaataGAAGAAAGAGATACTTCTTCCGCACAATCTGCTGTGGTAATCATCAGCAGATATATCAACACTTGTCTCTCTGGGAGAGCTGTGTGGAAATGAAATTATCATTCAGGTCTGGAAGGAAGCTAGGATCCAGTTTTACAGACTGCTTTTCCTTCattgttttctcttctctctgttgttGGCTTTGACTATAGAATTGATTTCCCATTCTTGTTTTATTCTGCGCTGTCCACTTATCAGATTTTATGATTATGTatattttgcttgcttgtttgtttttgtttcttgtttggtgtcatatactgtaccatgtcaaactgatgcaaactaggcctgttgtTTTTccctgcttggccaaattttgcgtggctaacagtgaaaagacgcctgGCCATGGCCCATCCGCTCTAGCCAATCAAATGCTGTTAATAGCTACAAGTGATAACTCATTCCTTTTAGCCAGGCTTTCGTTGCCATCTTGTCAGATTTtctgctctgtctcgtctaatgCTTTTATTGGCTTTTAAGCATGTTCATTTGGCCTGTTCTGATGCATGCGACTTGTTTTTATAACCTCTGTGTTATTTCTGACATTGATTCGACTCTGCCCCctgttcagttttgtttgcttgtttcttgttttgttgttgttgttgtttgctgtaaTATCATTTCTAAGAAACTGAAttaaaaaacaggagaaaaaagaaaaaggaaaattgaAAGATGCTTTCTGTAGAAAGCTGGCAAAAACTCATAACAGTTTTGAAAATGTTGATTGAGactatatatgtgtgcatatatgtagaatgatgttctgtgtttgtttgaatgtgtgatgtttatatttgtctttttttttcctgtcttcagaTGCTATGGTGTCCTCCCTGTTGAAAAAGAAACAGATTCTGGAGTTTGATGTGGAAGTCCTGAAAAATAAGTCTGAAGAAACACTGTGAGTCTTTTCTGTGCTTAGGATGCATGATTTTGTTTATTATGCATAATCATTTGTAGGTACAGGTTCATTATTTTAAtcatttggcaaaaaaaaaaaaaaaaaaaaaagaaaaagaaaagagaaaaaacgacAGAATGATTAACATCACAGGCATGTTCTTGGTTTTCCTGCATGAATATGACTACTTGTACctggttttattgtttgttgttttttctttttctcctggaTTCAGCAGATTCAttgtttacagtttttcagccctgatacggtcgtgtgtggtcagctgggcagtaagcagcaaggaaagaaagttgtttgaagagtttcagtttcagtttctcaaggaggtttcACTGCGTGTGGACAAATGCATGTacactccaccacatctgctaagcagatgcctgaccagcagcataacccaatgtgctcagtcaggccttgagtgtatgcatgtatttgtgtacttatcagactggattttttcttctaattttgccagaggaaaacactgtcattgccttgggttctttttcagtgcgcaaagtacatgctacacacagtaccttgctttatcgtctcatcggaataaCTAGACACTCAGTGTGATTTTCttgtcagacttgggagaaaaggcaagagcgggattcaaatCCACACCCTCACTAACTCTGTATTGGCatatgagtgtcttaaccattctgccaccttcctctgataTTTTGTTCAGTGGTGGTAGCTATGCATTATcagttctcttcttcttttttttgcaggGAAAATGGGAAGCCAGAGGGAGCAGAAGCAGTgccatcaggtgtgtgtgtgttttttaaagtgatttaatcacacatactatATGATAGATGTAACTAAACAAaactaagtaagtaaataaatacatactttTCCACACCTTTTCCATTCCAGGTAGAAAGCTTAACTTCATCGAAAATTCAAAAAATTATCTGCTACACTGCTGATGAAAGAGACTTGTGGATATCCTGAAATTGATGTTCAGaccacgttttgtttgttttttgaatgtTTTCAGTTCTTTGTTGCATTGCATAAGTCAAGGGTTTAATTGGAATtctaagacttttccagaccctaaGGGGCGAAACATATTTTTCCCAGGCTTtccccagccctggaaatggttctctcattttccacaGACTTtccccagccctggaaatggttctctcattttccacaGACTTtccccagccctggaaatggttctctcattttccacaGACTTtccccagccctggaaatggttctctcattttccacaGACTTTCCCCAGCCCAGGAAATcgtttttctcttatttttcccAGACTTtctccagccctggaaatggttatcTCCTTTTTCCTAGACTGatccagacttccatgactctGTACATACCCTGCATCTCtccttgtttcagtttctcatgaagACGTCacaaaatccatatactctgcaccacatctgctagtcagatgcctgacagcaacataatcCATCATAGCTTGTTTGTCCTtgagtgcatatgtatgtatttttttttatccatcagaatggatttcttgtgtagaattttgtttgaggacaacacttgtgttgccatgggtactttgtcagtgcaccaagtgggatctcagtttattgtctcttcTCAATGACTGGACagtcaatttgattttccagtcaaacttgagagaaagggtgagaccaggattcgaacccagaccctcacaaacactgtattagcagataagcatcttaaccagtagagtgcctaaaAGATGTCAGGTGATGTCTTGcataaagtgttgccatagtgcctataagatgtccactgacgtTCTGCGTATGTTCCAGTTTTTCTTTCATTGGAGTTGGGTTCAgtgaacataaacagactctgagtGGTTAGTTTGATTTGTTTGGATTATGAAAGAATATTATTTAAATGAGCATACTTGGGGTAGAAGATCCCTTTCTTCTCaaaatgatttgctaactggaccacatAGAATGTGCATGGTAATGGGGTTGCATCATAtgcaaaaaaaggcattgaaaactttTCCTGGCAAAGAGAGTGGTCCCAGTCAGTGGATATACATGATTTTGCAGGCTGTGCTTATGATAATGGACAGCTAtaatgatggagaaggatctctcttgttaGCTATTACAATGGAGGATCTcaagaaggatctctcttgtcggATATaacgatggagaaggatctctcttgttaGCTATAATGATGGAGAATCTcaagaaggatctctcttgtcagCTATAACGATGGAGGATCTCAAGAAGGATATCTCTTGTCAGCTATAATGATGAAGAATGATCTCTCTTGTTTGCTGTAACAGTGGAGGATCTCTGAAGGATCTCTCTTGTTAGCTATAATGATGTAGAAAAATCTCtcttgtcagatttttttttaaacatgaagatgaatgacagtgacagtgatgaaactgacggCCCATTTAATGCTAATTCAGTCCATCTGTCCAATCAGACAGTGGTTTTGAGCAGGTGACTATGACTGAGAGTACATGCAGAGAGCATTgtaagagggggaggaaagggagaggagtgatgcaAGATGATAGGTTAAATGCCAGCCAGAGGGTTTGGAAGTGGGTGTGGACATCAGTAAACTGATATTTCAGTACATACTGCTGGAGATAgacaaccgccaatgctccacgattttcatgaaACGCAGGGTTGAAAGTGCACTGGATGTGAAACACATTCATTTAGTTTTTAATactttttgtcactgaatcagATGATTGACTTCTTTGAAGAGGAGGCAAGACGGATGTATAGCAGATACTTTAATCGGTACAGGTGCAGCCAAGAGggagtgagtgtcatcaaagaagTTCACTCTCTAACTTGGGAGAGCTCTTAGCTGCTCActttctgagaacatgattgacttCTTATGTTGACTGTACCTATGTTAGTCATTGTtaggacagttattcacttacatatGTACGCGAGTTGTGAAttgttttcataaacttataGCCAGTTTCGATTTCTTCTGCAGGTATAATCTCTCAGtaggcatgctatttccagctgtattttgtttgttttctatatggatgccattctgtggaggtggaaatagacttttttttgcacaaaaattattttcTTCAATTTCAAATGCCAGAACAGTTACTTACATTCAAACCAATCAGAAAAAAAGCCCAGATTCAGAAGtaacattcattttccttcacaaaaacatttactttctttctgtatcgaccatagtttttgtactagaatttttttttttaaatctattacccatgaatcctcaaaattcactggcaaggggagagcactttaaaacatttttttttttttttacaaaattctctggcactgaaccggttaaccattttgccaccttcgtCTTTTAGGATGGACAAAACTTGGTTCAAAACGGCTGGTGGCCACCATGGCTTTCTCTGCCAAGATTGTGGATGATGAGAGCAAACTACGGCTACATCCATTCTATCCGGGCTTTGACTTCCTCATCATTGACAAATCATCCCCTCTGGAGAACTTCAAATTCATCATGAGTTTCTTCACACGAAGTAAAGCTGCGGTGAGTGAAATGGGAGAAGATGACAAGAACTGTGATGATATTTAGAAGTATTTTTATTtagtcagaacagatttctctgtgtgacattcaggCAGCTCCACTCCTTGGAGAGAGCACATCGCCACAGAGCAGTGCCACCATAGTTTTAAATATTCTCAGCCTGCAAGACTGTTTTACAgttaaagtgaatttttctacagaatttttacagtgataatccttttgttgctatgttgtttttttcctatggcTTTTTCATACACTAAACGCATGCTGTACATGAGacctgatttatttatttttttaatttttgtatgtGGGCTGTGACTCCTGTGTTAACTCACATGGACAAGAggggttttatgtgtatgactggttAAGAAAGaaatgggttttaaggccagatttgaaagtgtCCATGGGTTTGATTCCTAGATACGGACCGTTTTTTACTCTGAACCTCCACTTGACCGTCcattgtggtctgggtgctaatcCTTTGGATGAAATGATAAGCAGATGTACCTTGTTCACATGTGCAGTGTGCATTTAAcagacataaaagaacccacacagCAACCAAAGGATTGTCACTGGCAAAAATATGAAGAAAACCCCACTTTGATTGTTCATGAAACAACACATTACTGTATGCGGCCCTACCTGCCTGGGAGGCTTCAGCTCTGCAGTAGCATTGTTTGATGATctatagaaaaaaacacacgcacacacaaaaaaatcaagaaacaaacataaatcacctaaaacaaagcaaaaaaaaaaaaaaaattgccacagATGTTTTTGATAGCTGACACATTGCTTAAGTAACTGAATATTGACCGTAATTGCTCTGCTCTATCATTATGTTAATTTTTTTCAGTGTGCACAGATGCTATGTAAGACTCACACATTAGAAATAAAGGTATGTTTGCAAGTGAAACAGGTATGGTTATCACCTGGGAAGTGCGCATTCCAAGATTGATGGGTTctgtaaaatacaaacaaacaacaacaaacatcttgTTTGCCTGGTGCTTTGTTAGTATCAGCCTAGCACTATATCAGTGTCTATATCAATCAGTATAGGTATCCATGTCAATTAGTTAATGTTCCACAGCGTATCAACATCAACTGAATCAGTTGATAGAAGTGTCCatattagtcagtcagtcattgttcaacagctggagaaggagtACGTGGAGTGGATTCAAGACATTCGGGGGGCACGGTTTCGGATGGTGGAGGGAGCCGGGGAGGAGTGTGACCCCAGGCAGCGAGATCAGCTTTTGGAGCTGTGCAAACTTCTGGACGTGGATGGGGAGGTCATGCATCTCTCCTCTCCACAGTTTGACGTCAGGTACCCCAAACTTTTATTAAATATTTTTCATGCAAGTgatcgtgtctttttttttttctcatgttttttttttctccatcatggTGTTGGTTTTATGCATAGTTCAGGCACTGGTccctttttcatgttttttttccatcagggTGTTAGTTTTATGCATAGGTGAGGCAgtggtccctttttttttctccatcaggGTGTTGGTTTTATGCATAGGTGAGGCAgtggtccctttttttttctccatcaggGTGTTGGTTTTATGCATAAATGAGGGAgtggtcccttttttttctccatcaggGTGTTGGTTTTATGCATAAGTGAGGGAgtggtccctttttttttctctttcagggTGTTGGTTTTATGCATAGGTGAGGCAGTGGtccctttttttcttaatcagGGTATTGGTTTTATGCGTAGGTGAGGCAgtggtccctttttttttctccatcaggGTGTTGGTTTTATGTGTAGGTGAGGCAGTGGTCCCTTTTTTTCTCCATCAGGGTGTTGGTTTTATGTGTAGGTGAGGCAgtggtccctttttttttctccatcaggGTGTTGGTTTTATGTGCAGGTGAGGCActggtccttttttttccatcaggGTGTTGGTTTTATGCGTAGGTGAGGCACTGGTCCTTttcttttaaagcagatgtgtagccttatatggatcagtctacaCAGTTTAACACCTTTTTGAAACTGATACTGTACTGTTTTTTTTGGCTTTGGCAAAATGGTTTACTCTTTCAGTCTTCGTCGTCTTTGTTGGATGCGACTCGTATGTACCAGTGGACTTTTACATACATGACCATTTTTAttcccatcatgtaggcagtgataatgcttttaccactcggctgttgcacctgtcactCTTTCAGTTATTTCCAGGCTTTGTTGCATACATTTGAGCCACATTTCCATGCACATCCATTGGATcttaaataaaaggaaaaaaaacaacaaacaaacccaatctCCATGTTTGACAAATCACATGAAGAAACATCCAAACAGTATAGTTACCTCCATCAATTTATGAATCATCCTACTTGTTAAATAAAGTGTGTTTCATGTTCCTGTTGGATGTGTTTCAGGTTGCACACACAGTTCCTGCCAGTGTTTTGTGCTCCGGAGCTGTACAGCACAGTGCCAGTGTGATGGACACACTCTGTCAGTAGTCTCCACTCCTGTGGACCCGACATCACCAAAGTTTGGGACAGGGTTTTCTGCTGCAAGCCtgtttgtgtgggcgtgtgctcgcatgctgtgcgtgcgtgcacgtttgCATGTTCCGTAAACAGTTCGTTTTAAACAGTGCTTTTTATTTTAATAACAGTggtgggtttgtatgtgtgtgtgtgtgtgtgtttttataatcTTTTATTGTTACTTTTTTATAATCATGTTTTGAAGTGTCAGCTGGTCTGAGTCAGtttaaacaaaatgtgtgtgtatgtggggaagggggggccaTTGAGCAACAAGTCAATACCAGCTTTTTTTTGGCCCTCTGTATCCATGATGATgctttgttgctgctgtgtggCCAGTCTTTGGGTAATGTATCATGGATATATTGTGTAAAGTATGTGTGCTGCTGGATGTTTTGTGGATAAATCTGCCGACACCAGTATGCTCTGATCCTCTTGTTAGAAACGATGCAAAGAAAGCTGCTATGTGTTTCTTTGCACACACACGATTCATTTTTCCCCACATGCCCTGTTGGAAAATATACAAATCTTATCCTCCAAGACTAATGTATGGTTGGTTATATAGTCATTAATTTGATGCTTTTGAAGACATTAAagaaattaatgaccaaccagcCAGTGTGAGCCAATGTTGTCCTAAGGGAGACTACTAGCTGCTGCTACTTTTGATTTCTCAGCATGGGTGGtctagtagtttgcacaggacaagaatTGGACCCGTCCCAGAGTCTACATTAGAGAGTAACATTAAGTATGTTGGATTAAATCAAATTTTAGAGGGGGAAATTTTCCTTTATTATATTTCTTTTGAAACAAAAGGAGAATATGGTCTTTAAGATCAGTCATCACATGCACTGGATAGAAGAGAGTAAGGAGGTTATTTCTCATGATGCAGACAATAAGTCACTTAAGGGGAACAATCAAGGCATGTTACTGTTATTCCAGATCTGCAAGACCATTGGCGGTTGAAAAACAAGATAACTGATGTGTGTTGCTCGTACAACCATACCTTCTTTGTGTGGGTTGAAATCTGTCTTATTCCAGCTGATACGGAAACAAAAGCAGCTGATTTTTCCATGCCATTCAATACAGTGTGTGAATGACTTTTCTGGTAGTTCTTCAgaactgacatatatatatttttaaattcaTTTAGAAATTGATTCGTGGTTCTGTAAAATTCAAAGCATCATGGTGAAAATTCTTGTTGAATGTATTTTTACACTGCAAGACCTTTTACTTGGCTGGTTTATGACAGAACACTTGTGCTGTACACAGTTTTGTGAGTGGTTTTagtctttcaccaccataggcaactttagcTGACTAGGCAGTTCACAGCCATTTGTGAATTTAGTCGAtatcaaggggtcatgttaaatGGACGATTTTTTACatggtaacaaagcttgacaggtGCAGCCAACTTTCCCACACAATAGGAAATTGACCTGGCTTGAAATTTATTATGAATGCATTCATCAAGGATGACAACTTATAAAAGCTTAGAATATTGCACTTTCTTGAAATACAGCTGCAGAAAAACAATCTCTTGACATTTATATTTAAAACCAccacttcctctttctttttcttctaagtGTGTAAGCAAAATCTTCAATATTTTAGGTGTGTTGAGGGGTATCATAAAAATTCCATGACTTTTCCTGACCTTGCAGGGTTAAACAATTTTTCCATAAATTttacagccctggaaatggtcttCCTGTTTCCACGACTGGGAACCCTGTACATTTGatacacatggaaaaaaaaaaaggcactgaaGTAATCCCACATCCGTTTTAAAGGTAGTTTGAGACGAAGAgattgtgcaagtgtgtgtgtgtgcatatgtattgaATGGATATGTTCAGTAAGAATCCATTCCCGTTTTTTCAATATTCATGGATTAATGACAAATGTTGAAACCtgaatcaaaatattgcaagtataTATTATAGTATATATTGCAAGTATATATTACAAGTATTGGACCCTATCAGTGAATCAAAATTCAGCAGCAAACATGTATAGTTtcctttgctttttgttgtttcttcttttcttaatttgTACCTTGcctttgtatttttgtttctgaAAACTTTTGATCAGCTTGACAAT
Coding sequences within it:
- the LOC143295417 gene encoding ceramide kinase-like, which translates into the protein MMEEDQSHWPSGDGDDGSHGMLLMSGEVYCRGKPHQFQLTQSGMCLMRSHLPEKTRTTVTNTAVLEVKWSHVLCACEVPVKKSKSSQSHSDSGLPDSIQSSVFALHYSQKNQKTNKMQCKNVTLETRAGNAGQWISHIEEKCKRGKPRKLLAIINPIGGKGTARQTFEKRVQPLFTLAGIELVVKVTERAKHAVEIAKTFDTSSVDGVIAVGGDGMYMEILHGLILRKQEEEGVDFNDPDAKLCPPSVNVGIIPAGTGNGVSDWFNGVIDVETATLNIIRGETRKANIFSVHESRKLIHYAGLLLGNGYFSHMIQRTDELRWMKRARYPYAMVSSLLKKKQILEFDVEVLKNKSEETLENGKPEGAEAVPSGWTKLGSKRLVATMAFSAKIVDDESKLRLHPFYPGFDFLIIDKSSPLENFKFIMSFFTRSKAALEKEYVEWIQDIRGARFRMVEGAGEECDPRQRDQLLELCKLLDVDGEVMHLSSPQFDVRLHTQFLPVFCAPELYSTVPV